In one Pseudomonas fitomaticsae genomic region, the following are encoded:
- a CDS encoding L,D-transpeptidase family protein, with protein sequence MRWLLALFCLSFVTVSQASFVTTVTPSNTPLIEKVLVLKSAHQLQLIADGKPLKSYRISLGKGAKKGPKLIEGDKRTPEGFYWIDWRKTSDKFNLSMHISYPNISDSARARREGVEPGGMIMIHGTPDSEDNPEQLFHTLDWTDGCIAMRNVDMREVWNLVPDGTMIEIRP encoded by the coding sequence ATGCGCTGGTTGCTTGCCCTGTTCTGCCTGTCGTTCGTCACCGTCTCCCAAGCGTCATTCGTGACCACCGTGACGCCTTCGAACACCCCGCTCATCGAAAAAGTACTGGTGCTCAAATCGGCTCATCAACTGCAGTTGATCGCCGACGGCAAGCCACTCAAGAGCTATCGCATCTCCCTGGGCAAAGGTGCGAAAAAAGGCCCGAAACTGATTGAAGGCGACAAGCGCACACCGGAAGGTTTCTATTGGATCGACTGGCGCAAGACCAGCGACAAATTCAACCTGTCGATGCACATCTCCTACCCGAACATCAGCGACTCCGCCCGCGCCCGCCGCGAAGGCGTCGAGCCTGGCGGGATGATCATGATCCACGGCACGCCGGACTCCGAGGACAACCCGGAACAACTGTTCCACACCCTGGACTGGACCGACGGCTGCATCGCCATGCGCAACGTCGACATGCGCGAAGTCTGGAACCTGGTGCCGGACGGCACGATGATCGAAATCCGCCCCTGA
- a CDS encoding CoA pyrophosphatase, translating to MLDELLHRVSNHTPRTLETDARFPEAAVLVPITRSDEPELVLTLRASGLSTHGGEVAFPGGRRDPEDPDLIFTALREAEEEIGLPPGLVEVIGPISPLISLHGIKVTPYVGVIPDFVEYQANDAEIAAVFSVPLEFFRKDPREHTHRIDYQGRSWYVPSYRYGEYKIWGLTAIMIVELINLLYDAKISLHQPPKSFINT from the coding sequence ATGCTGGACGAGCTACTGCACCGGGTAAGCAATCACACGCCGCGCACGCTGGAGACCGACGCGCGTTTCCCCGAGGCCGCTGTCCTGGTGCCGATTACTCGCAGTGACGAACCCGAACTTGTCCTCACCCTGCGCGCCAGCGGGCTCTCGACCCACGGCGGCGAAGTCGCCTTCCCCGGTGGACGGCGGGATCCGGAAGACCCGGACCTGATCTTCACCGCCCTGCGTGAAGCCGAAGAGGAAATCGGCCTGCCGCCGGGACTGGTCGAAGTGATCGGTCCGATCAGCCCGCTGATTTCCCTGCATGGCATCAAGGTCACGCCGTATGTCGGGGTGATTCCCGATTTTGTCGAATACCAGGCCAATGATGCCGAGATCGCTGCGGTGTTCAGTGTGCCGCTGGAATTCTTCCGCAAGGATCCGCGCGAACACACCCATCGCATCGACTATCAGGGTCGCAGTTGGTACGTGCCGAGCTATCGTTACGGCGAATACAAGATCTGGGGGCTGACGGCGATCATGATCGTCGAGTTGATCAACCTGCTCTATGACGCCAAAATCAGCCTGCATCAGCCGCCTAAAAGCTTTATCAATACCTGA
- the rpsP gene encoding 30S ribosomal protein S16 gives MLTIRLALGGSKKRPFYHLTVTDSRNPRDGSHKEQVGFFNPVARGQEVRLSVNQERVAYWLSVGAQPSERVAQLLKESAKAAA, from the coding sequence ATGCTAACAATCCGTCTTGCCCTTGGCGGCTCCAAAAAGCGCCCGTTTTACCACCTGACCGTAACCGACTCCCGCAACCCGCGTGACGGTTCCCACAAAGAACAGGTTGGTTTCTTCAACCCTGTTGCCCGTGGTCAGGAAGTCCGTCTGTCCGTGAACCAAGAGCGCGTAGCCTACTGGCTGAGCGTTGGTGCACAGCCTTCTGAGCGTGTTGCTCAGTTGCTGAAGGAATCGGCTAAGGCTGCGGCCTGA
- a CDS encoding DUF1289 domain-containing protein, translating into MTTPERPVASPCVSICALDEDDICTGCQRTVEEITRWSRMTNDERRVVLGLCHERAKASGLVWMIGKTPGQ; encoded by the coding sequence ATGACGACCCCGGAAAGACCTGTCGCCTCGCCGTGCGTGAGCATTTGCGCGCTGGACGAGGATGACATTTGCACCGGTTGTCAGCGCACAGTCGAGGAAATTACTCGCTGGAGCCGGATGACGAATGATGAACGTCGGGTTGTACTCGGACTCTGTCATGAGCGGGCGAAGGCCAGTGGTCTGGTCTGGATGATCGGCAAAACGCCGGGGCAATAA
- a CDS encoding preQ0 transporter, with translation MIFLIAYISSVVLINFAFSTAPHLDIIWSAWGGLVFVLRDMVQIRFGHGAIVAMLAALVLSYVTSDPSIALASATAFAVSECIDWLVFTITKRPLRDRLWISSALSIPLDTFIFFGMIDLLTPPVLITALASKFAGVTAVWLIMAWRERKQAVAG, from the coding sequence ATGATTTTCCTCATCGCTTACATCAGCAGCGTCGTGCTGATCAACTTCGCCTTCTCCACGGCGCCGCATCTGGACATCATCTGGTCGGCCTGGGGCGGACTGGTGTTCGTGCTGCGCGACATGGTGCAAATCCGCTTCGGCCACGGCGCGATTGTGGCGATGCTGGCGGCGCTGGTGCTGTCCTATGTCACGTCCGATCCGTCGATTGCGCTGGCCAGCGCCACGGCATTCGCGGTCTCCGAGTGCATTGACTGGCTGGTGTTCACCATCACCAAGCGCCCGTTGCGGGACCGCTTGTGGATCAGCTCGGCGCTGAGCATTCCCCTCGACACCTTCATCTTCTTCGGCATGATCGACCTGCTCACGCCGCCGGTGCTTATCACCGCGCTGGCCTCGAAGTTCGCCGGTGTGACTGCGGTCTGGCTGATCATGGCCTGGCGTGAACGCAAACAGGCTGTCGCCGGCTGA
- the rimM gene encoding ribosome maturation factor RimM (Essential for efficient processing of 16S rRNA), with amino-acid sequence MNATPAVADDLIVIGKIYSVHGVRGEVKVYSFTDPTENLLQYKTWTLKREGNVKQVELVSGRGSDKFLVAKLKGLDDREEARLLAGYEICVPRNLFAELTEGEYYWYQLEGLKVIDTLGQLLGKIDHLLETGANDVMVVKPCAGSLDDRERLLPYTEQCVLAVDLAAGEMKVDWDADF; translated from the coding sequence ATGAACGCGACGCCTGCTGTTGCCGATGATTTGATCGTTATTGGCAAAATTTATTCTGTTCACGGCGTTCGCGGCGAAGTGAAGGTTTATTCCTTTACTGATCCGACTGAAAACCTGTTGCAGTACAAAACCTGGACGCTCAAGCGCGAAGGCAATGTCAAACAGGTCGAGCTGGTCAGTGGACGCGGGAGCGACAAGTTCCTGGTCGCAAAGCTCAAGGGTCTTGATGATCGTGAAGAAGCTCGTCTTCTGGCTGGTTACGAGATCTGCGTGCCGCGCAATCTGTTCGCTGAATTGACCGAAGGCGAGTACTACTGGTACCAGCTGGAAGGTCTGAAGGTCATCGACACACTTGGGCAATTGCTCGGGAAAATCGATCATCTTCTGGAAACCGGCGCCAATGATGTGATGGTAGTCAAGCCTTGCGCTGGCAGCCTGGATGATCGCGAACGCCTGTTGCCCTATACGGAGCAATGCGTGTTGGCAGTTGACCTTGCAGCGGGCGAAATGAAGGTGGATTGGGACGCGGACTTCTAA
- a CDS encoding GntR family transcriptional regulator, translating into MNDLHALRPDDSQPTPLYLQLARNLEAAIHAGQWKAEQAMPSERNLSEMLGISRVTARKALEVLLDQGLIRRLQGSGTFITPRLEQPLSRLSGFSEMLRLKGFVPSSQWLEREITLPTHEELIRLGLSPNDKVARMKRLRKADDTVMAIEMSTLPASIMPKPQVVGDSLYEHLDGIGKPIVRALQHIQAINASDEFAALVGIAPGTAMLLMTRVGYLEDNTPIEVTDTYCRNDYYDFVAELRR; encoded by the coding sequence ATGAATGACCTCCACGCCCTACGCCCAGACGACTCCCAGCCGACGCCGCTGTACCTGCAACTGGCGCGCAATCTGGAAGCGGCGATTCATGCCGGCCAGTGGAAAGCCGAACAGGCGATGCCGTCGGAGCGCAATCTCAGCGAAATGCTGGGGATTTCCCGGGTCACCGCCCGCAAGGCGCTGGAAGTCCTGCTCGATCAAGGTTTGATCCGCCGCCTGCAAGGTTCCGGCACCTTCATCACTCCACGCCTTGAACAACCGCTGTCGCGCCTGTCGGGGTTCAGCGAAATGCTGCGCCTCAAGGGTTTCGTGCCCAGCTCGCAATGGCTGGAGCGGGAAATCACCCTGCCGACCCACGAAGAACTGATCCGCCTCGGCCTGTCACCGAACGACAAGGTTGCGCGCATGAAACGCCTGCGCAAAGCGGACGACACCGTGATGGCCATCGAGATGAGCACCCTGCCCGCCTCGATCATGCCCAAGCCGCAAGTGGTGGGCGATTCCCTCTACGAACACCTCGATGGCATCGGCAAACCGATCGTGCGCGCCTTGCAGCACATCCAGGCAATCAACGCCTCGGACGAGTTCGCCGCACTCGTCGGCATCGCCCCCGGCACCGCGATGCTGCTGATGACCCGGGTCGGCTACCTGGAAGACAACACGCCGATCGAAGTCACCGACACCTATTGCCGCAACGACTACTACGACTTTGTTGCAGAGCTTCGCCGCTGA
- a CDS encoding gamma carbonic anhydrase family protein: MKYRLGDARVETHPQSWVAPNAVLVGKVKLEEGANVWFNAVLRGDNELILIGKNSNVQDGTVMHTDMGYPLTIGTGVTIGHNAMLHGCTVGDYSLIGINAVILNGAKIGKNCIIGANSLIGEGKEIPDGSLVMGSPGKVVRELTEPQKKMLEASAAHYVHNSQRYARDLVEQEE; encoded by the coding sequence ATGAAATACCGCCTGGGCGACGCCCGTGTCGAAACCCATCCGCAGAGCTGGGTCGCCCCCAACGCCGTGCTCGTGGGCAAGGTCAAACTGGAAGAGGGCGCCAACGTCTGGTTCAACGCCGTACTACGCGGCGACAACGAACTGATCCTGATCGGCAAGAACAGCAACGTGCAGGACGGCACGGTGATGCACACCGACATGGGCTATCCGCTGACCATCGGCACCGGCGTGACCATCGGCCATAACGCCATGCTCCACGGCTGCACGGTCGGCGACTACAGCCTGATCGGCATCAACGCGGTCATCCTCAACGGCGCGAAGATCGGCAAGAACTGCATCATCGGCGCCAATTCGCTGATCGGCGAAGGCAAGGAAATTCCTGACGGTTCGCTGGTGATGGGCTCGCCGGGCAAGGTCGTGCGCGAACTCACCGAGCCGCAGAAGAAGATGCTCGAAGCCAGTGCCGCGCACTATGTGCATAACTCCCAGCGCTACGCGCGCGATCTGGTCGAGCAGGAAGAATGA
- a CDS encoding transporter associated domain-containing protein, whose protein sequence is MDGLPIGPMLAVFVLLILWSGLFTAVEAAQQHLLAQRTASRASDKPLAKLSFPLDSLILCNTLCRALAVILATLLAIFLCEENGPWAACLGAGALLLVFADYFPRALAQRYPDAVLAFGNTLLAVPLKVVYPLAWLLSRISGLLMRPFIRKAQVVQQSEDDVPAERHDDPDHPVRPHPVAGIHALDNITVNDILVPRSDVDGINLDDPIEEIIEQLRHNKRTRLPVFHSDINQVEAVLNTRQIRHLLDNGNLTREALLAASYEPYFVPESTPLQLQLLNFHKQQRRLGMVVDEYGEVLGIVTLEDILEEIVGEFESEHSLDNPHIHPQADGRMVIDGAASIRELNKCLGWHLPSDGPRTLNGLVTEALETIPESAVCLKIGRYRLEILETEENRVSKVLIWHTTSVPALVTAR, encoded by the coding sequence ATGGACGGTTTGCCCATAGGGCCGATGCTCGCAGTATTTGTCCTGCTGATTCTCTGGTCGGGGCTGTTTACCGCCGTCGAAGCGGCGCAACAGCACCTGCTCGCGCAACGCACCGCATCGCGGGCCAGCGACAAGCCGCTGGCGAAGCTCAGCTTCCCGCTCGACAGCTTGATCCTCTGCAATACCCTGTGCCGCGCCCTCGCCGTCATTCTGGCCACCCTGCTGGCAATCTTTCTCTGTGAAGAAAACGGCCCCTGGGCGGCTTGCCTCGGCGCCGGCGCCCTGCTGCTGGTTTTTGCCGACTACTTTCCCCGCGCCCTCGCCCAGCGTTATCCGGATGCGGTGTTGGCGTTCGGCAATACGCTGCTGGCGGTCCCGCTGAAGGTGGTTTACCCGCTTGCCTGGTTGCTCAGCCGCATCAGTGGTTTGCTGATGCGCCCCTTCATCCGCAAGGCCCAAGTGGTGCAACAGAGCGAAGACGATGTGCCGGCGGAGCGTCATGACGATCCGGATCATCCAGTGCGCCCGCACCCGGTTGCAGGCATCCATGCACTGGACAACATTACGGTCAACGACATTCTGGTGCCGCGCAGCGATGTCGACGGCATCAATCTTGATGACCCGATTGAAGAGATCATCGAGCAATTGCGCCACAACAAGCGCACTCGCCTGCCGGTCTTCCACAGCGATATCAATCAGGTCGAAGCGGTGCTCAACACCCGCCAGATCCGGCACCTGCTGGACAATGGCAACCTGACCCGCGAAGCGTTGCTGGCAGCCAGTTATGAGCCGTATTTCGTCCCTGAAAGCACCCCGCTGCAACTGCAACTGCTGAACTTCCACAAGCAGCAGCGGCGTCTGGGCATGGTGGTGGACGAGTACGGCGAAGTCCTCGGTATCGTCACTCTGGAAGACATTCTCGAAGAGATCGTCGGCGAATTCGAAAGCGAACACAGCCTCGACAATCCGCATATCCACCCGCAAGCCGATGGCCGCATGGTGATCGATGGCGCCGCTTCGATCCGCGAGCTGAACAAATGTCTGGGCTGGCACCTGCCCAGCGACGGCCCCCGGACCCTGAATGGCCTGGTCACCGAAGCGCTGGAAACCATCCCGGAAAGCGCGGTCTGCCTGAAGATCGGCCGCTACCGGCTGGAAATTCTCGAAACCGAAGAGAACCGGGTGAGCAAAGTCCTGATCTGGCACACCACTTCCGTTCCGGCGCTGGTAACGGCGCGCTAG
- a CDS encoding cytochrome C assembly family protein, whose amino-acid sequence MLPLSPSLLTTLAAALLYAAATLYQGTRLATGAKANKRLLVSLGVLAVLAHSASLLTHLLTPIGLGLDFFSASSLIAAAVIALTLLACSRIPVENLLVLLFPLGAITVLLAQFAPTGTVQVIDEEPGILAHILLSILAYGMFTIAVFQALLLLVQDHQLKHKHPSGLIKNFPPLQTMESLLFGFLWAGWTLLSLSLISGWLFVENLFAQHLVHKTLLACLAWIVFSVLLWGRNRLGWRGHKAIRWTLAGFCLLMLAYFGSKLVREYILHI is encoded by the coding sequence ATGCTCCCCTTGTCACCGAGTTTGCTGACCACCCTCGCCGCCGCCCTTCTCTATGCCGCTGCGACCCTCTATCAGGGCACCCGCCTGGCCACTGGCGCCAAGGCCAACAAGCGCCTGCTGGTCTCGCTCGGCGTCCTCGCCGTGCTGGCCCACAGCGCCAGCCTGCTTACCCATTTATTGACGCCGATCGGCCTGGGCCTGGATTTCTTCAGCGCCTCGAGCCTGATTGCTGCGGCCGTCATCGCCCTCACCCTGCTGGCCTGCTCGCGGATCCCGGTGGAAAACCTGCTGGTGCTGCTGTTCCCGCTGGGTGCGATCACGGTGCTGCTGGCGCAATTCGCGCCGACCGGCACGGTGCAGGTCATCGATGAAGAACCGGGCATCCTTGCGCACATCCTGCTGTCGATCCTCGCCTACGGCATGTTCACCATCGCGGTGTTCCAGGCCTTGTTGCTGCTGGTGCAGGATCATCAGCTCAAGCACAAGCACCCGTCCGGGCTGATCAAGAACTTCCCGCCGCTGCAAACCATGGAAAGCCTGTTGTTCGGCTTCCTCTGGGCCGGCTGGACGTTGCTGTCGCTGTCGCTGATCTCCGGCTGGCTGTTCGTCGAGAACCTGTTTGCCCAGCACCTGGTGCATAAAACCCTGCTGGCCTGCCTGGCGTGGATCGTGTTCAGCGTCCTGCTGTGGGGCCGTAACCGCCTCGGCTGGCGCGGCCACAAGGCAATCCGCTGGACCCTCGCCGGTTTCTGCCTGCTGATGCTCGCGTATTTCGGCAGCAAACTGGTCCGTGAATACATCCTGCACATCTGA
- a CDS encoding MFS transporter, whose amino-acid sequence MTTSTAYSDTTPAQPANSATRVATASFIGTAIEFYDFYVYATAAALVIGPVFFPQTSGTAQMLSAFLTFGIAFLARPLGSALFGHFGDRIGRKSTLVASLLLMGVCTTLIGVLPGYDSIGAWAPILLCVLRFGQGLGLGGEWGGAALLATENAPKGKRAWFGMFPQLGPSIGFLAANGLFLTLAMTLNDEQFRSWGWRIPFLLSAALVMVGLYVRLKLHETPVFANAIARQERVKVPLVELFSQYWAPTLLGAAAMVVCYALFYISTVFSLSYGVSTLGYSRETFLGLLCFAVLFMAAATPLSAWASDRYGRKPVLIVGGLLAILSGFLMEPLLTQGSTWGVALFLCIELFLMGVTFAPMGALLPELFPTHVRYTGASAAYNLGGIVGASAAPFFAQKLVAMGGLSYVGGYVSAAAVLSLIAVLCLKETRNNDLNQVS is encoded by the coding sequence ATGACGACCAGTACCGCTTACAGCGACACCACGCCTGCCCAACCGGCCAACTCCGCCACCCGCGTGGCCACGGCGAGTTTCATCGGCACGGCCATCGAGTTCTACGACTTCTACGTCTACGCCACCGCCGCTGCGCTGGTGATCGGACCGGTGTTCTTCCCGCAAACCTCCGGTACGGCGCAGATGCTCTCGGCATTCCTGACCTTCGGTATCGCCTTCCTCGCCCGACCTTTGGGTTCGGCGCTGTTCGGCCACTTCGGCGACCGAATCGGGCGCAAATCGACTTTGGTCGCTTCGCTGCTGCTGATGGGTGTCTGCACCACGCTGATCGGCGTGCTTCCAGGCTACGACAGCATCGGGGCCTGGGCGCCAATCCTGCTTTGCGTGCTGCGCTTCGGCCAGGGCCTGGGATTGGGTGGCGAATGGGGCGGCGCGGCGCTGCTGGCCACCGAAAACGCCCCGAAAGGCAAACGGGCGTGGTTCGGCATGTTCCCGCAACTCGGCCCTTCGATTGGCTTTCTGGCGGCCAACGGTCTGTTCCTGACGCTGGCCATGACGCTCAATGATGAGCAATTCCGCAGCTGGGGATGGCGGATTCCGTTTCTGCTCAGTGCGGCGCTGGTGATGGTCGGGTTGTACGTGCGCCTCAAGCTCCACGAAACCCCGGTGTTCGCCAATGCCATCGCCCGTCAGGAGCGAGTGAAAGTGCCGCTGGTCGAGCTGTTCAGCCAATACTGGGCACCGACGCTGCTGGGCGCCGCCGCCATGGTGGTCTGCTATGCGCTGTTCTACATCTCGACCGTGTTTTCCCTGAGCTACGGCGTATCCACATTGGGTTACAGCCGCGAGACTTTCCTCGGATTGCTCTGTTTCGCGGTGCTGTTCATGGCAGCCGCGACGCCGCTGTCAGCCTGGGCCAGTGACCGTTACGGGCGCAAGCCGGTGCTGATCGTCGGCGGTCTGCTGGCAATTCTTTCCGGGTTTCTGATGGAGCCGCTGCTGACTCAGGGATCGACCTGGGGCGTGGCGCTATTCCTGTGCATCGAGCTGTTTCTGATGGGGGTGACATTCGCCCCGATGGGCGCGCTGCTGCCGGAACTGTTTCCGACGCATGTCCGGTATACCGGTGCATCGGCAGCCTACAACCTCGGCGGGATTGTCGGAGCCTCGGCGGCGCCGTTCTTTGCGCAGAAACTGGTGGCGATGGGTGGTTTGAGTTACGTCGGCGGGTATGTGTCGGCGGCCGCGGTGCTCAGCCTGATCGCTGTGCTGTGCCTGAAGGAAACGCGCAATAACGATTTGAATCAGGTGTCGTAA
- the purT gene encoding formate-dependent phosphoribosylglycinamide formyltransferase codes for MTRIGTPLSPTATRVLLCGCGELGKEVVIELQRLGVEVIAVDRYANAPAMQVAHRSHVINMLDGAALRAVIEAEKPHFIVPEIEAIATATLVELEAEGFTVIPTARAAQLTMNREGIRRLAAEELDLPTSPYHFADTFEDYSKAVQDLGFPCVVKPVMSSSGKGQSLLRSADDVQKAWDYAQEGGRAGKGRVIIEGFIDFDYEITLLTVRHVGGTTFCAPVGHRQEKGDYQESWQPQAMSPVALAESERVAKAVTEALGGRGLFGVELFIKGDQVWFSEVSPRPHDTGLVTLISQDLSQFALHARAILGLPVPLIRQFGPSASAVILVEGQSTQTAFANLGAALSEPDTALRLFGKPEVNGQRRMGVALARDESIEAARAKATRASQAVVVEL; via the coding sequence ATGACCCGTATCGGAACTCCATTGTCGCCGACCGCGACCCGCGTATTGCTGTGTGGCTGTGGTGAGCTGGGCAAGGAAGTGGTGATCGAGCTGCAACGCCTGGGCGTTGAAGTGATCGCCGTTGACCGTTACGCCAATGCGCCGGCCATGCAGGTCGCCCATCGCAGCCATGTGATCAACATGCTCGACGGCGCCGCCCTGCGTGCCGTGATCGAAGCCGAGAAACCGCACTTCATCGTGCCGGAAATCGAAGCCATCGCCACCGCCACCCTGGTCGAACTGGAAGCCGAAGGCTTCACCGTGATCCCGACCGCTCGCGCCGCGCAACTGACCATGAACCGCGAAGGCATCCGTCGTCTGGCCGCCGAAGAGCTGGATCTGCCGACCTCGCCGTACCACTTCGCCGACACCTTCGAGGACTACAGCAAGGCTGTTCAGGACCTGGGTTTCCCGTGCGTCGTCAAACCGGTGATGAGTTCCTCGGGCAAGGGCCAGAGCCTGCTGCGCAGCGCCGATGACGTGCAGAAAGCCTGGGATTACGCCCAAGAGGGCGGTCGCGCCGGCAAAGGTCGCGTGATCATCGAAGGCTTCATCGATTTCGACTACGAAATCACTCTGCTGACCGTGCGTCACGTTGGCGGCACCACGTTCTGTGCGCCGGTCGGCCACCGTCAGGAAAAGGGCGACTATCAGGAATCCTGGCAGCCACAGGCCATGAGCCCGGTGGCGCTGGCTGAATCCGAGCGTGTAGCCAAAGCCGTGACCGAAGCGTTGGGTGGTCGTGGCCTGTTCGGTGTCGAGCTGTTCATCAAGGGCGATCAGGTGTGGTTCAGCGAAGTGTCGCCGCGTCCGCATGACACCGGTCTGGTGACCCTGATTTCCCAGGATCTGTCGCAGTTCGCACTGCACGCCCGGGCGATCCTCGGTCTGCCGGTGCCACTGATCCGTCAGTTCGGCCCATCGGCCTCGGCGGTGATTCTGGTGGAAGGCCAGTCGACCCAGACCGCATTCGCCAACCTCGGCGCTGCACTGAGCGAGCCGGATACCGCGCTGCGTCTGTTCGGCAAGCCTGAAGTCAATGGTCAGCGCCGCATGGGTGTTGCGCTGGCCCGTGACGAATCGATTGAAGCCGCTCGCGCCAAGGCGACCCGTGCTTCTCAGGCTGTTGTTGTAGAGCTGTAA
- the ffh gene encoding signal recognition particle protein: protein MFENLTDRLSQTLRHVTGKAKLTEDNIKDTLREVRMALLEADVALPVVKDFVNSVKERAVGTEVSRSLTPGQAFVKIVQAELESLMGAANEDLNLSAVPPAVILMAGLQGAGKTTTAGKLARFLKERKKKSVMVVSADIYRPAAIKQLETLANDIGVTFFPSDLSQKPVDIASAAIKEAKLKFIDVVIVDTAGRLHIDEEMMGEIKALHAAINPVETLFVVDAMTGQDAANTAKAFGDALPLTGVILTKVDGDARGGAALSVRAITGKPIKFIGMGEKSEALDPFHPERIASRILGMGDVLSLIEQAEATLDKDKADKLAKKLKKGKGFDLEDFRDQLQQMKNMGGLGGLMDKLPNIGGVNLSQMGNAQNAAEKQFKQMEAIINSMTPAERRDPELISGSRKRRIAMGSGTQVQDIGRLIKQHKQMQKMMKKFSAKGGMAKMMRGMGGMLPGGGMPKM from the coding sequence ATGTTTGAAAACTTAACCGACCGTCTCTCGCAGACGCTGCGCCATGTCACCGGCAAGGCGAAGCTGACCGAGGACAATATCAAAGACACCCTGCGCGAAGTGCGCATGGCGTTGCTCGAAGCCGACGTCGCCCTGCCGGTGGTCAAGGACTTCGTCAATTCGGTCAAGGAACGCGCTGTCGGCACCGAGGTGTCGCGCAGCCTGACGCCGGGCCAGGCGTTCGTGAAGATCGTCCAGGCCGAACTCGAAAGCCTGATGGGCGCGGCCAACGAAGACTTGAACCTGAGCGCAGTGCCGCCCGCCGTCATTCTGATGGCCGGTCTACAGGGCGCGGGTAAAACCACCACCGCCGGCAAACTGGCGCGCTTCCTTAAGGAGCGCAAGAAGAAGTCGGTCATGGTCGTGTCGGCGGACATCTATCGTCCTGCGGCTATTAAACAGCTGGAAACCCTGGCCAACGACATCGGCGTGACGTTCTTCCCGTCCGACCTGAGCCAGAAGCCGGTCGACATCGCCAGCGCAGCTATTAAAGAAGCAAAACTGAAATTCATCGACGTGGTCATCGTCGACACCGCCGGTCGTCTGCACATCGACGAAGAGATGATGGGCGAGATCAAGGCGCTGCACGCCGCGATCAATCCGGTTGAAACCCTGTTCGTGGTTGACGCCATGACCGGTCAGGACGCGGCCAACACGGCCAAGGCCTTCGGTGATGCACTGCCGCTGACCGGTGTGATCCTGACCAAGGTCGACGGTGATGCCCGTGGCGGCGCCGCGCTGTCCGTTCGCGCAATCACCGGCAAGCCGATCAAGTTCATCGGTATGGGCGAGAAGAGCGAAGCGCTCGATCCGTTCCACCCTGAGCGTATCGCTTCGCGGATCCTCGGCATGGGCGACGTGCTCAGCCTGATCGAACAGGCGGAAGCGACCCTCGACAAGGACAAGGCCGACAAGCTGGCCAAGAAGCTGAAGAAGGGCAAGGGCTTCGACCTCGAAGACTTCCGCGATCAGTTGCAACAGATGAAGAACATGGGCGGCCTCGGCGGGCTCATGGATAAACTGCCGAACATCGGTGGCGTCAATCTCTCGCAAATGGGCAACGCCCAGAACGCCGCAGAGAAGCAGTTCAAACAGATGGAAGCCATCATCAACTCCATGACCCCGGCCGAGCGCCGCGACCCTGAGCTGATCAGCGGCTCGCGCAAGCGCCGGATCGCCATGGGTTCCGGCACCCAGGTGCAGGACATCGGTCGCTTGATCAAGCAGCACAAGCAGATGCAGAAGATGATGAAGAAATTCTCCGCCAAGGGCGGAATGGCGAAAATGATGCGCGGCATGGGCGGAATGTTGCCCGGCGGCGGCATGCCAAAGATGTAA
- a CDS encoding NUDIX hydrolase, whose amino-acid sequence MKFCSQCGNPVTQRIPEGDSRLRFVCDSCQTIHYQNPNIVAGCVPTWGSKVLLCRRAIEPRLGYWTLPAGFMENGETIEQAAIRETAEEACARVRNLSIYTLIDVPHISQVHVFFRAELADLDFAAGPESLEVQLFDEEDIPWDELAFRTVGRTLECFFADRRVEVYPVRSESIPPLAQPAIT is encoded by the coding sequence ATGAAATTTTGCAGCCAGTGCGGCAACCCGGTGACCCAGCGCATTCCCGAAGGCGACTCGCGGCTGCGATTCGTCTGCGACAGCTGTCAGACGATTCACTACCAGAACCCCAATATCGTGGCCGGTTGCGTGCCGACCTGGGGCAGCAAAGTCCTGCTGTGTCGCCGCGCCATCGAGCCACGCCTCGGTTACTGGACGCTGCCCGCCGGGTTCATGGAGAACGGCGAGACCATCGAGCAGGCCGCCATCCGCGAAACCGCCGAAGAAGCCTGCGCCCGGGTGCGCAACCTGAGCATCTACACCCTGATCGACGTGCCACACATCAGTCAGGTGCATGTGTTTTTCCGCGCCGAGCTGGCGGACCTGGATTTCGCCGCCGGCCCCGAAAGCCTGGAAGTGCAACTGTTCGACGAGGAAGACATTCCCTGGGACGAACTGGCCTTCCGCACGGTGGGCCGCACCCTGGAATGTTTCTTTGCGGACCGGCGCGTCGAAGTCTATCCGGTTCGCTCCGAATCGATCCCGCCGCTCGCGCAACCGGCCATCACTTGA